The following coding sequences are from one Micropterus dolomieu isolate WLL.071019.BEF.003 ecotype Adirondacks unplaced genomic scaffold, ASM2129224v1 contig_13386, whole genome shotgun sequence window:
- the LOC123966419 gene encoding butyrophilin subfamily 2 member A2-like, with translation MEASIQLTVGAVSSPIIQVVSDNSDSVVLQCESAGWYPEPEVFWLDGEGNLLSAGPTETVRGPDDLYTVSSRVTVEKRHSNSFTCRVQQKDINQTRDTHIQVTGFKKNQGEELEMVFKQAG, from the exons gtGCTGTCTCCTCACCCATCATACAGGTTGTCTCAGATAACAGTGACAGTGTGGTGTTACAGTGTGAGTCTGCAGGCTGGTATCCAGAGCCTGAGGTGTTTTGGCTGGACGGTGAGGGaaacctcctctctgctggaccTACAGAGACAGTCAGAGGTCCTGATGACCTCTAtactgtcagcagcagagtgactgtggagaagagacacagcaacagctTCACCTGTAGAGTCCAACAGAAGGACATCAACCAGACCAGAGACACTCACATCCAGGTTACAG GTTTCAAGAAGAACCAGGGGGAAGAATTGGAGATGGTGTTTAAGCAAGCAGGAAT